The Vanessa atalanta chromosome 12, ilVanAtal1.2, whole genome shotgun sequence nucleotide sequence tttctatgttgtcttgggtccgggtgtttgtggtaccgtcgttacttctgatttccataacacaagtgctttagctacttacattgggatcaaagtaatgtatgtgatgttgtccaatatttaaaaaaataaataaataataataataattaagaaacagGAGTTTGTTCCATACGATTGTATTGAGAACTATTGCTATTAAACCATGTTAATAACTGTTATGAAGGTCATTGATGAAAACTTAGGTTGACCTGGAAAAGggtttcaaatcaaaatatatagtactttattcaagtgggctttGAAAAACACTTTTGGATCATCCTTTTACAGAatcgtattaaatgtaaatctaccaccggttcggaaggtagattctactgagaagaaccgacaagaaactcagtagttcttctatttaaattaaatttatataaaatatcttgtatAGTCAACACGTAGTAGCTCCGTGCTTTTgatcatctatataattttgtattgaagagatgctttatttataatttgttttttaacaaattattagaatttttgaattattaaagttacctcagtaggatttattgactttgcggactCGGAAACTTGGTATTATTAGCTTATCCGTACTTTTCGTGTTCATAAGATGATTACCACTGACTCTAAAAAAGTGATCAATGTCATTGAtcatattattgttgtaaacatatgGTGACCTAACGACGTAACTGTAACTATtcttactttgttaaaaatatctcGAAGGGAGTCTGTAGCTTAAGATTATAAAAGACCGGATAGCTCtcttttgtgaaataaaaacgaggatgataatgatgatattatttttatatccctAGTTTAGTATAATAGTAATCTCCCAAAAATGTATCAAGCATTCTTAAATAGTTGTAGTCAATcagtaaaattaagtaataattataacaacaatcgaaacaacaaacaacataaatatttttatttcggtaGCCAGTCATCTTTAGGCCGATTTTTCCCAACTCCAAACTCCAAGGTATAAGACCTTTGTTCTGTTtgcagttaaaattataatgaacaaaaaactaaaaaaaagcaaatagcACTGTTGGTAGTGCTCTTTTTTTACCATAGAATCGAAATTGCGATTATACGGTAAACTGCTGGCATCATTGCCCTTATTCCACATGGTTAGGTTGGGTTACATTTGGactacgtattttatatttatttattttaattaaaaaaatgcctataaaaactttttttgagATGTcatgaaataaaagttttaatttatttattgcattttgtttaattgtaattatttcacaaattatttaattagctcACATAcacgaatcaaaatatttacctCTCATTCAGCCTgtgagattttattatttcttttatttgagatcaaatttcaataaaaatctcCAATGGTTGAATTTTTGAAGTTCCTACAAGcttaattcattgaaatatgcttaaagtaaaacaaaaccacaataaacaaaaatctaaGTAACATACATTCGAGCCAAATAGCAAATTTGTGTACACCACATAAGCAATTTCtaaaaattcaattgaattaaatgtttttggattctattcattttttaattgaattgtacCGTATGACTGAATGAATTTTGTACAGTATCCTTACAAAATGTACCGTAACACATATTTTCTACCATTACTATCATCTTATTCTAATAACTGATGAATCAGTTATTAAATTAGAAAGCAAAACGTGCTATTCATTTTATCAGGACCATTAAAGGAAAAACTACAATACTAACTTTAGTCAGTATGAGGAGTCATGAGTAATTGGTATTCACATGTCACGTAAAGAGCTCTGCTGGATGTCTCACGGGCAAAAGGTTTGCTAAGATTAGCCGAAAATTCAACCAGCTACGTCTGcagtctttatttttatgtattaatttattggtaTTCTTTAATTACAAAATCTTTCAAAAACTAtcaattttgatatatctcAACCGCTAAGAGTCCTGTGATGGTCACATTTatcttatatacattaatagtgtaagtcgatttttgtcccagtgattatatGACGAtagctgtatataaaaaatcaattatggtctcattttgaagagcttcagccGTAGATGAGcagaaaataataagaaaatataaagaggattcttgatttgcaatgtacttaatttttacaatttaaaaaataattattttttttttcggataaaagttactggccggttaaaGAGCGGTGCTACggcgctattaaaaaaaaataaaaacgtaaacaaaattaaaaaaaattgatactatactatttgatattgaaaatttgatattaaaaatttcatttaaataaagtttcatcattTCGGCGCCAATTGTAGATGACTGACTTGAAGtttacaatgtaataaaatcaaaacaaaatctgtcATAGGTTTTGAAATTCCTAAAGACCcactagttttaatattaagtccaaaaaaattttaatgttcaatcaattttattttgcactgaatttaataatatttagtaaaatgcaGTTTATGTACTTGATTTCCGTTGATGGTGTAATTCTCTGCTACATCGAAACGATCATGGCAACAACTGCATGCAAaaccaaataatttttaaatacatttaatcaaaatattatttaataatgcacTTATCAAGTTTACAATCTTGCGTTAATCAACACGGTTGATTGATTACAAAATTtggctatatatatacattgagGTGACAATGCTGCGATAGAAGCTTCCAGCAAAATTCAAAGCATGAAGACTCTGTTGTGTTTGTGTCTAGCTGGTGTGTATTGCTTTGTCCTCGTTGGCGCGTCTTTTCATTGTTTTCATCAAAGGTGTTTCTAGCTAAAGATAAATGCCACGGACTCGTGATGTTCGCTCTTTGGACTTTCTCTTACATTTCGTGCATAAATTCTAGCCTTTTTCTCGCAAAGCATTTGTAGACAGCTCATGTAATCAAACGGAGGCGTTTCATGCAAGCGAGGGAGGATTGACCTCAAAAAGTTCCTTATTTTCAACTGGCATAGTTTTTTTTAGACAGAactagaatttttaaatattctaaatgagGAACTAAGTATAGGAggttttctttttcatttctttCATCTCATTttaggatttatttaaaacgtagaaTACGCTGAAgatgtttgatttttttctcttattttgtTTCAGTATATACAGCATTTGCTGTGCCGTTAGAAAATGGAAAACGCGAATATTCGCGTTTTATTGAGATTCCTGATGGTGATGGTATACTTCATACAGTAGATTTAGAGGAGCAGCCAGACATGAAATTAGTGCAGGCTGATTTAAGAGATTCTAATAATCAATATCTTCTTTACACAAGGTATGTAGGCACTTATGTTATttgcttaaattttaacaaatagtctactttcttttattttttatttcatatagcaATACACACaaatggccacctgatggtaagtggttacctcTGAGAGTAGACAATGGTAcagtaaaaaattgtttttattccttactactaaattttaattatattaatacctataaactttattgttataaagaaaaacagctattatttttaaagtgttaCGTTTTGAtcgcatatatatattttttggttttaaggCGCAACCGACTTTCACCTCAGACTCTCCGAATCAACAATGCCAACAGCATTACCTCTTCAAACTTCAACGCTAGAAATCCAACAATTGTCGTTGCTCACGGCTGGCTCAGTAACCAGAATACGAATCCAAACCCTATTCTTAGAAATGGTAAGAGTCATGTCtccatatttaataacattaacacCCTTGAAGTCATCCTTATATGTAATCATAGTAAagataattagtaaaaatatgtgtataatatatttatatatatatttatttatttgtcatttattttattgaatagttcAACATATGAATGACTCCTGCATTAATGTACCAAAACTTGGTATAACCACgctattaatttgttatttaagaacaattaatagtttaaaattacttagataattatatcattacgaTTGCTTCAATgaacacattttaatattatattttattctaatttttttaaataaatgaataattcttaaaaaaaaatactttcagcATTCCTTAGTAAAGCCGACGTGAATGTCATAGTCTTGGACTGGAGAAGAGTTGCTATGTCGACTTACCCAACCGCTGTCGCCGGAGTACCAGGAGTTGGTCGGGGATTAGGGCAGTTCCTTAATTTTGTCAACAGTGTAACAGGGGCACCTTTCAACACTATGCATCTTATTGGCTTCAGTTTAGGCGCCCACGTTGTTGGTAACGCTGGCAGACAGTTAGGAGGCAGAGTAGCGCGCGTTACAGGTATACTGAAGAAAAAATTAATCTAATATTTGACTAAAAAACTGATACcaacattaatattttcactGGCTTAAttcttcattattaaaaatagtaagaaaaaaatatcatatttttttaggcTTAGACCCTGCTGGACCACTAtggaattataattcaaatcgtCTGAGACGCACTGATGGCGTATACGTGGAAGGTATTCATACAGACGGTGGCACTACTGGTCTTGGAATAGGATCTGCCGTAGGTGACGCAGATTTTTTCCC carries:
- the LOC125067699 gene encoding pancreatic triacylglycerol lipase-like, producing MKTLLCLCLAVYTAFAVPLENGKREYSRFIEIPDGDGILHTVDLEEQPDMKLVQADLRDSNNQYLLYTRRNRLSPQTLRINNANSITSSNFNARNPTIVVAHGWLSNQNTNPNPILRNAFLSKADVNVIVLDWRRVAMSTYPTAVAGVPGVGRGLGQFLNFVNSVTGAPFNTMHLIGFSLGAHVVGNAGRQLGGRVARVTGLDPAGPLWNYNSNRLRRTDGVYVEGIHTDGGTTGLGIGSAVGDADFFPNGGNSQPGCATSLCNHNRAFELFAASIAHTHLVGNQCSNMIQVSANTCRGSTLALGNDNLNKRGSGLYRLNTRRSYPY